One window of the Triticum dicoccoides isolate Atlit2015 ecotype Zavitan chromosome 3B, WEW_v2.0, whole genome shotgun sequence genome contains the following:
- the LOC119275720 gene encoding uncharacterized protein LOC119275720, which yields MAANGQPPVPVPVPVVVANIDHHPAPLLGLFFNSPIPLVPHNGFPCIPAFAPAHRNNPELVAAILSGDFFLTTLQARDHPEAFWFVLDARGGYLLLKGGGLLLALLNPLARRCERIFDLSHAHIFDDDRQGDGKILHAGVICDDENPASFGIFCLAAHGEFRLRAAVFSSSLGMGDWFLSPWLDVPHPDPEDELLLESGMRVGNFIYWPHQDRAYVVVLDPDPNNPRLFVEMIPPLLNLEGFHSSILGQINGDNMCIAYSNGFNIGFMLRQEDGLDAGAWANIRVFNLADPVNAKIAQSPENSLKIAAMRGSILYLTTTAMFTPLAVSWFACLCLESGRLEWLFRRTYDGFFQPYHHS from the coding sequence ATGGCCGCCAACGGCCAGCCGCCGGTGCCGGTGCCGGTGCCGGTGGTGGTCGCCAACATCGACCACCACCCGGCGCCCCTACTCGGCCTCTTCTTCAACTCACCGATTCCACTTGTCCCTCACAATGGCTTCCCCTGCATCCCCGCCTTCGCCCCCGCCCACCGAAACAATCCGGAGCTCGTGGCCGCCATCTTGAGCGGCGACTTCTTCCTCACCACCCTCCAGGCGCGCGACCACCCAGAAGCTTTCTGGTTCGTCTTAGACGCCCGTGGCGGCTACCTTCTCCTCAAAGGGGGCGGGCTATTGCTCGCGCTGCTAAACCCATTGGCACGGCGGTGCGAGCGGATCTTTGATCTGAGTCACGCCCACATCTTCGACGACGACCGCCAAGGAGATGGTAAAATCCTTCACGCCGGGGTGATCTGCGATGACGAAAACCCCGCGAGCTTTGGCATCTTCTGTCTTGCTGCCCATGGAGAGTTCAGGTTGCGggctgcggtcttctcctcatccttggGAATGGGCGATTGGTTCCTCTCCCCATGGTTGGATGTCCCGCACCCCGACCCGGAAGATGAACTTTTGCTTGAGAGCGGCATGCGAGTGGGTAATTTCATCTACTGGCCTCACCAGGATCGTGCGTATGTGGTTGTCTTGGACCCCGACCCAAACAACCCGCGATTGTTTGTTGAGATGATCCCACCTCTCCTGAATCTGGAAGGTTTTCACAGCTCGATCCTTGGCCAAATTAACGGCGATAACATGTGCATTGCTTATTCAAATGGATTCAACATCGGTTTCATGCTACGTCAAGAAGATGGCCTTGATGCTGGGGCATGGGCTAACATCAGGGTATTCAACCTGGCTGAtccagttaatgctaagattgcgCAATCACCCGAGAATAGCCTGAAAATTGCGGCAATGCGGGGTAGCATCCTGTACCTGACAACAACAGCGATGTTCACGCCCCTGGCCGTTTCTTGGTTCGCTTGTCTGTGCTTGGAAAGTGGCAGGCTGGAGTGGTTGTTTCGGAGGACGTATGATGGTTTCTTCCAGCCATACCACCATTCGTAG